One window of the Pseudomonadota bacterium genome contains the following:
- a CDS encoding antitoxin translates to MKTKLTKEEKEILDSFEKGEGVPVTDLSKRRKELAEYARNTLKKDKRLNIRISERDLIELQRKAIKEGLPYQTYVSSIIHKFINGTLVEGTTK, encoded by the coding sequence ATGAAGACTAAACTAACAAAAGAAGAGAAGGAAATACTGGACAGCTTTGAGAAAGGTGAGGGGGTTCCCGTTACTGACCTTTCAAAAAGAAGAAAGGAATTGGCAGAATACGCTCGCAATACCCTGAAAAAGGACAAAAGACTGAATATACGTATTTCTGAACGAGACCTTATAGAGCTCCAAAGAAAGGCTATAAAAGAAGGCTTGCCGTATCAGACGTATGTGTCAAGCATTATTCATAAGTTCATTAATGGAACACTTGTTGAAGGAACAACAAAATAA